A single Stutzerimonas stutzeri DNA region contains:
- a CDS encoding hybrid sensor histidine kinase/response regulator — MWLALDEAGAAIGLEMNPRPESSPGSAQSGEAVEQGIRDLMGLLALPALWAGRDGDTVLQLMAEAVERIVPLRFSLAQALLPGRAQPVSQLRVDGAYRQGDALADWSAEIQAWDIGRHPDGRAYDAQTPLGRMRIVHLSLGYGRAGGKIWFGASSAGFPTVTQLALLRAAASLAATGLQAARADYEREQASRAKDEFLAMLSHELRNPLAPIVMALELIRFKGGDTFSREHQIIDRQAKHLSRLVDDLLDVTRITRGKIELKRMPAELGNLLSRAVEDTSALFAERRHRLSTKLHEGPLWVYGDAVRLTQVFTNLLTNAAKYTDPGGEIRVRMQLEGEHVVVTVEDNGSGISPELFPRLFNIFEQGVATIDRAKGGLGIGLALVKNFVELHEGTVTAHSAGTGRGSMFTVRLPLLRHAVDDPVDAPVQPGPTTGALRVLVVDDNLDALASTTAYLSQRGHEVRQTSDPLEAVGLAERFRPQVAVLDIGLPVMDGYRLASELRRRIPAGSLRLVALTGYGQLKDLERSRAAGFDMHLVKPVSLQALDAALSLEKHDGLPV; from the coding sequence ATGTGGCTGGCGCTCGATGAAGCCGGCGCTGCGATCGGGCTCGAGATGAACCCTCGACCCGAATCCTCTCCGGGGTCCGCGCAGTCCGGGGAAGCCGTTGAGCAAGGCATACGAGACCTGATGGGGTTGCTTGCGTTGCCGGCGCTTTGGGCCGGGCGCGACGGCGATACCGTACTGCAGTTGATGGCAGAGGCGGTGGAACGCATCGTTCCGCTTCGCTTCAGCCTGGCCCAAGCGTTGCTTCCCGGTCGCGCTCAGCCAGTCAGCCAGTTGCGGGTGGACGGTGCCTACCGGCAGGGCGATGCCCTGGCAGACTGGTCAGCCGAAATCCAGGCCTGGGATATCGGCCGCCACCCGGACGGCCGCGCCTACGATGCGCAGACCCCGCTGGGGCGCATGCGCATCGTGCACCTCAGTCTGGGCTATGGCCGCGCCGGCGGTAAGATCTGGTTCGGCGCAAGCTCAGCGGGTTTCCCTACGGTCACCCAGCTCGCACTGCTTCGCGCTGCCGCATCGCTGGCCGCTACCGGCTTGCAGGCGGCGCGTGCCGACTACGAGCGTGAACAGGCCAGCCGTGCCAAGGACGAATTCCTGGCCATGCTCAGCCATGAGCTGCGCAATCCCTTGGCGCCCATCGTGATGGCGCTCGAACTGATCCGCTTCAAGGGTGGCGATACCTTCTCGCGCGAGCATCAGATCATCGATCGGCAGGCGAAACACTTGTCGCGGCTGGTGGACGATCTGCTCGATGTCACCCGCATCACGCGCGGCAAGATCGAACTGAAGCGGATGCCCGCCGAACTGGGAAACCTCTTGTCTCGCGCGGTCGAGGATACCAGCGCACTGTTTGCAGAGCGGCGACATCGGCTGTCTACCAAGCTGCACGAGGGGCCCTTATGGGTGTATGGCGATGCGGTCCGGCTGACGCAGGTGTTTACGAATTTGCTGACAAATGCTGCCAAATACACCGATCCAGGCGGCGAAATCAGAGTACGCATGCAGCTCGAAGGCGAGCATGTGGTGGTCACGGTCGAGGATAACGGCTCCGGGATCAGTCCTGAACTGTTCCCTCGTCTGTTCAATATCTTCGAGCAGGGCGTCGCGACCATTGACCGTGCCAAGGGCGGCCTGGGCATCGGGCTGGCGCTGGTAAAGAACTTTGTCGAGCTGCACGAGGGGACGGTCACCGCGCACAGCGCAGGGACGGGCCGCGGCTCGATGTTCACTGTCCGCTTACCGTTGTTGCGGCATGCCGTCGATGACCCGGTGGATGCCCCCGTCCAGCCTGGGCCCACGACCGGCGCGTTGCGCGTCCTGGTGGTGGACGACAATCTCGATGCCCTGGCAAGCACGACCGCTTACCTGTCCCAACGCGGCCATGAGGTGCGGCAAACCAGCGATCCCCTGGAGGCCGTAGGGCTTGCCGAACGGTTTAGGCCCCAGGTCGCCGTTCTCGATATCGGTTTGCCTGTGATGGACGGTTACCGCCTCGCGTCCGAACTGCGCAGGCGGATTCCCGCCGGGTCGCTACGGCTGGTCGCCCTGACTGGCTATGGTCAGCTGAAAGACCTGGAGCGCTCCCGTGCCGCCGGATTCGACATGCACCTGGTCAAGCCTGTTTCGCTGCAAGCGCTGGATGCGGCGCTGAGCCTGGAGAAGCACGACGGGCTGCCCGTCTGA